The Streptomyces pratensis genomic interval GAGGGCGAGGCTCTGACCAGGAAATCTTGGATCACGGGGTTGCCTGGCGGAGGTCCCGGCAGGATTTTGCCGGGACTTTTTAGTCCGTTGGTTGTGGGTTCGAGTCCCACACGGCCTACCACTGGATCCCAGGTCAGAGTGTGTTCTTCTGGCCCGGGGCAAACCTTTGTCCGAGTCCGTCCCGGGCAGCTGCCCGATCCATGCTCCGTGGACGTGCGGACGACGACGCAACGAAGCCCCGACCGCCTTCGCGGCCGGGGCACCCTGCTGTCCGGCGCGGTGGAGGCCGCTGCGGACAGCCGATGAGTTCCCGGGGCGAGGCGAGTCTTCCTCTACGGGTGCTGTAGCCGGCGGTTGGAGGAAGTCATGAGTGATGTCTGGCCGATGGTCCATGCGGAGCGCGCGGCGCTCATCGAGGACCTCGAGAATCTCGACGACCGGCAGTGGGAGGAGCCGTCGCTCTGCGCCGGGTGGACGGTGCGCGACGTGGCAGCCCACCTGACGGACACGGCTCGGACGACCCGCCTGGGTTTCCTGGCCGGTCTCGCCCGGGCGCGGTTCGACTTCGACCGCCAGAACGCCCGCGGTGTCGACCGCGAACGGGGTGCCTCACCACAGGAGACCCTGGAGCGGCTCCGCCGGGTCGCGGTCCGCAGGTCGACACCGCCGGCGCCCCTCGACAGCCGGCTCGTCGAGGAGATCGTGCACGGCGAGGACATCCGCCGTCCCTTGGGGCTCTCCCGCTCCTACCCGAGGGAGGCCGTCGTCAGGTCACTTCGTCTGCAGGTCCGGACTCCGGCCTCCTTCGGCGGGGCCAAGGAGCTCGTGTCCCGTGTCCGGCTGACGGCTGCTGACGCCGACGTGTCGATCGGCGAGGGGCCGGAGGTGAGCGGACCCGCGCTCTCACTGCTCCTGGCCGTCTCCCGTCGGCGGGTGGCGCTGGACGACCTCTGCGGGCCGGGGGTCGCCGTGCTGGCTGCGGCGATCTGACGGGGTCTGCCTCCGTGCCCTCGTCCGTGGGTCCCGGCCGCGTCGTGCCCTCCCGGAACTCGCGTTCTCAGAGGCTGTACTTCTCGACGGCCGCAGGGGTGACGGGGGTGAAGAAGTTGACGAGGTTGCCGTCCGGGTCGCGGAACAGCAGCGACCGGTTGCCCCACGGCATGGTGGTGGGCCCGGCCACGAAGTCGGTG includes:
- a CDS encoding maleylpyruvate isomerase family mycothiol-dependent enzyme, giving the protein MSDVWPMVHAERAALIEDLENLDDRQWEEPSLCAGWTVRDVAAHLTDTARTTRLGFLAGLARARFDFDRQNARGVDRERGASPQETLERLRRVAVRRSTPPAPLDSRLVEEIVHGEDIRRPLGLSRSYPREAVVRSLRLQVRTPASFGGAKELVSRVRLTAADADVSIGEGPEVSGPALSLLLAVSRRRVALDDLCGPGVAVLAAAI